Below is a genomic region from Deltaproteobacteria bacterium.
AACTGCTAGTTGCAACGAGTGTTGCGATGATCATCCTTTTGAATTTCATAAAAAATCCTTTCTTAACTGGTGTCAAATAGAAACAACTTCTATAGATGGCCTAAATAAGCAAGGACTGTGCCCAAAAAAAAGAGTACAAAATGCCCCACGTGATGCATTATTAGTTTTTCCACTCCGTCATTCCTGGAAAGATAAAAAATTCTTTTCCCGAATATTTACCTTGAAAAGTAGTGACATCATAGCCGGTGATCTCAGTAATTTCGACGGGAGGTTTTGTATAAGAATAAAAATATTTTTTTCCATCCCAGCAGTCATTACATGGAGAGTAATCATGAGAATAAACTTGTAAAATTTTTGGCGCTAGGAATCCTCTGATTCGTTGTGAATGATAACCTGCTAAAATAATTTTTTGAATACGAACTCCACTTTTTATATTCAAAGTCCAAAGAGTACTGTCGTAGGCCATTAGACATAATATAATAGGTTGTTTATTGTCACTGATTGTGACGATCACTTCTTTTTCATTTGGAACATCGGTAGGGACCGCGCCTTCATAGACCCCTATTACATGTAATACGGGGTCACTCGATGGGTCTTCATCCTCCTCTTCATCTGGCGATGAAACTGACTTGCTAGATCGAACTGTTTTTTGTTGTTCTTTCTTAGAATTAGAAGTGCTATTTTTACTTTTAGAGATACAACCACTGGTACCACTCATAATAAAAAGCGTCAGGTTTAAAAAAATAAAATACAACATAAAACTCTCCTAAAAACTCCATTGAAGTGTAACTTTTGAAAATAGAATTGATCAATAATTATTGCTAAATTAATGCAAAAATTTATTTTAGAGTGTCTATTTCAAAACTTGCTCCATCATGCAAGTTGAAGTAGTCTTCATAATATGAAGAATGTATCCTATTGTCCTAAGTGTAATTCTGAAAATATTTATTTTGATGGCAGTATTTGGACTTGTCCAGAGTGTTTCTATGAATGGAACCATCAAAATGAAACTGTAGATAAGACTGTAAATACGAACGAGGAACCCATTCAAGTACCTCAAGGAGTAAGCGATGCTTATGGAAATACTTTACAGAATGGGGATACCGTGACAATTGTTAAAGATCTAAAAGTAAAAGGATCCTCTTCAGTTGTAAAAGTGGGAACGAAAGTTAAAAATATACGACTGATGGATGCTGGTGACGGCCACGATATTTCATGTAAAATCGATGGATTTGGAGCTATGAATTTAAAATCAGAATATGTAAAAAAAGTATAAATGACTAGAAGAATTCATTTTTCTTATTTAAACGTGCTAATTTCAGTTTTTTTTCTTTTTCTATCTTCTGCCTTTTCAAATGCAAAAGGGGAGGACAAGAAGGAAGAAAAAATTATTTTTGAAACAAATTTCGGTGATTTGGTTTTTGAATTAAACGATCAAATCGCCCCTAAGCACGCTCAACAATTTAGAAAAATTGCCGAGAGGGGATATTTTGAATCAGTGAATGCATTCAGAATTCAACCAGGATTCGTTATTCAGTTTTCTGATATCTATAATCGCAAAAAATCTTTGCCAGATGAGGTTCTTAAAGAATTTACAAAACTCCCTCTTGAAATATCGAACGTGAAACATATTGCTGGTGTATTATCCGCAGCCAGAGAGGATAATGATAAAGATAGTGCCCATAGTTCATTTTCAATTTTGCTTGGGTCGGCTCCGCATCTTGATGGAAATTATACTATTTTTGGAAAACTTTTGGAAGGTCAGGATGTTATCTCTGAAATTCTAAAGATTCCAAGAAATGGAACGAGTCCAGAAATAGAAGTTGTAGTCCAGAAGTCATACATATTGCGAGGTGAAGAAGCCAATAGGTTTCAACCTAAAAAACAGATATTTTATGAGAGTAGTTTTATTTCACAGAAGAAAATGGAGGAAAAACTTAAATGGATGCATCTGGGCCTATGTGTAGTTGTCATTTTGTTTTCAATTTCGCTTCAACTAATGGGGCAGAATAAAATTAAATGGGCAAGGTTCGCTGTTTCTGTGGGTTTGTTATTGGTAATTTTCATGATTTTAAGTTTCTTTTTTTTAAGAAGTATTCCGATGAGTTCTTTTGAAACTATAATATCGTTTTTTTGTGTTTTATATTCTTTTGTAGGATTCAGACGTTTTGAAGAACGAAGTTAATTCACCTTATTTTATTAGTTCCTATATAGATATTTTCTTTCTATGTTCAGTTTCGTTTTTGCTTTCAGGAGTTTTATATTTATTTTTTAATTCTTCAATTAATGCACAATTATCAAGTACAGCCTACATTATATCTTGGGTGATTAACTGGCCACATTTTTCAGCAACATTGTATCGCCTTTATTCAGATAAAACCCAAACAAAATTGTTCCCTGTTACAGCTTATGTATTTCCTTGGATCATTGTTATATTACTTGTGTTTGGATTACTAGCTCCAAATGGTTTTGGTACTGTCATAGTAAGATTATTCATGATTTGGTCTCCTTTTCATTTCAGTGGTCAAAGCTTAGGACTGATTTTGTTGTACTTACAAAGAGCCCAAATAGTAATTACATCTTGGGAGCGAAGACTCATTGGTTTTACTTGCTTCTCATCATTTATTTATTCTTTCGTCACCTCAAATAGCAGCAATTCTGAAAAATATTTTTGGGGTATAACAATTCCTAGTTATTCATTTCCATCTTGGTTTGCTCAGATTACTTTGGTTTGGATGATTTTCTGTTATATTTTCTTTATGTTTTGGTTCATTATTAAAAAGAAAAAATCGCAAACATTTTTACCAATGATAATTTTATTGATCCCAATAACACAAGCTATATATTTTTGTACAACTACAGACGTTAATTTTAATATTTTCGTACCCGGACTACACTCCTTGCAATATTTATTTTTAGCTTATGTGCTTCAAGGTGTATCTTTTAATTTTCGAATTCATGGAAAGTGGATCATAATAAATATCATTGGTGGGATCGTTTTATTTGAAGGAATTCCTCGTTTTCTTGGACAAGGAAATATACCGCTAGACATATCTTACGCGTTGGTCCTGTCTTTAGTTCAAATCCATCATTTTTTTGTTGATGGGATAATTTGGAAATTACCTCGTCAAAAACTTGCTTAGAGATCAGATCGCAAAAGCATTTGGGATTATTCAAACTTAATATTTTTATCACTAAAATAGTTATATAACAGGGCAGAAAGAATAATTCCTGAAATTATTTCATATTTATTTGATTTAATGTAAGTACCTATTTTTGAGAATATTGATTTAGGTTTGAAATTTTGTATGCACTCATGGTTAAAGAAAATATCATAGCTTTCTATATCTTCGAGTTTAGATGATTCGTAATCCTTGCAGTTTCCTGTGACAAGGTATTTGTTTACATCTAGCGATAATTTTGTAAGTTCGGTTACTTGACCATAATATTTAATTGCCTGTTTTTTGTCTGAGAGAAAAAGTAAGTGTTGTGGGACCTCATTGTATTTTAAATGCTGATCATCCTGTAGATTGAAGATATTTCCATCGGAAATAAGAATCGTATAGTCAGGAAATTGTTTTAAGAGATCCCTAAAATAAATTTTTTCGTAATGACAGTATTTTTCAAATTGATTGAATTCGTATTTTAATTGTTTATCATTCGAAAAGATCCAACATAATTGAGACAAATAATATTTATGAGCTTGAGAGTCCAATGTCTGTGATAATTTTTTTTCAAAAGTATTAAATAATAATTTCCTTTCGGCGCCATTAAAAATGTTTTCAGATTGTCGAGATCGGATCTCCTTATTTACGTCTAAGTATTGACTTTCCAATCTAAGCCAATTTTCCGAAGAAGCCAGAGTGAATTGAATTTGCGATTGTTTAGTTTTAATTTGAATTAACTGGTATTGAGAATAAGAAAGGTACTCTGAATTTTTAATATACGATTCAAAATCTTTATAGTTCGAGTCTTTAGCTGGAATAAGAACCGAACCGAAGAGAAAACAAGGAAATATAATGAAATAATAACAAAGATAATCTTTAAACAGAGACATTTCTAGACGAGCCCATATAAGTATTTTGTTATAAAATAATCTTAAAGTTAATTTTTTCATAAGAAGTCCTTTTTTAATTTTGATAGTGAATTGAAATTTTATTTTTTCCTGCTTGAAAGATGTTTTGTGATTTTATTGTTGGATTTTGTATGACTGCAAAAAAGGGTTCTGTATAGGTTAAGATGTTTTGACTTTGTTCCTCTTTTAAAAGTACGGCAAAAGAATCAATTTCATTTGTAGCTTGAATAATTTTTACTCGAGAAGCTATTTTTTTTGTTTTTTTACCATTGAAGGTGAGATAGAGATCAACAACTCCATGTTGACCAATCATATTGGAAAGGGAGGCTCCGTTTAATATGGATACAGGAACAAAAACATAACCTTCAGGTATTGTTGAATCTAAAAAAAACTTATTGGTTGTTTTCTTTTCTTCCTGATTAAAAAAAGTAGCACTAAGAATTATCACTAGACCTAATAAGAAAAAGAGGATGACTTTTTTATTTTGATTGATACGTACATTTAAAAAATACTTGCTAATAATTTGAGTATTGAGTTTTTCCATAATTTTGTTTATTTCTTTGTGTAAAAGTTTCATTTTTTTTGTAATTATGATGGAATTTTTTTGTGCTTTCGTTGGCGATGAGAATTAAAAAAACACAGAAAGCAACGACAAAAAGGGCCTCAATCAGAATTTGTCCTTTTTTACTATACAATGGTGTTTGAGAAAACTGAGAGTTTTTCATAAACCCGATTCATTTCATTTTCGTAGCCAAAGTAACAGGGAGATGGCGCCAATTTGAGTTTCGTATATCGGATCCTCAGGGCACTTACCAGGTGTTTGTAAACATTGACTTTTTAAAATAGAGGATTTCAAGTTTTTTTTCAGGGGCTGCGGTTAAGCTGGCCCAGCAATACTTATTTTGTTTATAATCAGTGAATAGAATAGATCCTAATTTTTTTTTGCTGAGACTAATAATTGCAAATTTTAATTTTTGCTCT
It encodes:
- a CDS encoding alkylphosphonate utilization protein yields the protein MKNVSYCPKCNSENIYFDGSIWTCPECFYEWNHQNETVDKTVNTNEEPIQVPQGVSDAYGNTLQNGDTVTIVKDLKVKGSSSVVKVGTKVKNIRLMDAGDGHDISCKIDGFGAMNLKSEYVKKV
- a CDS encoding peptidylprolyl isomerase, which codes for MTRRIHFSYLNVLISVFFLFLSSAFSNAKGEDKKEEKIIFETNFGDLVFELNDQIAPKHAQQFRKIAERGYFESVNAFRIQPGFVIQFSDIYNRKKSLPDEVLKEFTKLPLEISNVKHIAGVLSAAREDNDKDSAHSSFSILLGSAPHLDGNYTIFGKLLEGQDVISEILKIPRNGTSPEIEVVVQKSYILRGEEANRFQPKKQIFYESSFISQKKMEEKLKWMHLGLCVVVILFSISLQLMGQNKIKWARFAVSVGLLLVIFMILSFFFLRSIPMSSFETIISFFCVLYSFVGFRRFEERS